The following proteins are co-located in the Pontiella desulfatans genome:
- a CDS encoding Fic family protein yields the protein MNLNQVLDDLSEGEGLHREFKEAREHLPRNLFETVCAFLNTDGGTIFLGVADDGAIKGVDPAAAERMKADLANLSNNPQKVDPPWLLFPQTFEIDEKTIIAVQVPLSSQLHKTGGNIILRSEDGDYRVQGTHQLAGLINRKLGLFTEQRTLPFATMDDLRPELFDRARRLMRSYNSKHPWIGLSDEEMLRIGGFYTQTEETGQHHLTLAAILMFGTDQAIQQAAPAYKFDCLLRRDNVDRYDDRVLIYTNLIDAYDQMMEFVEKHLNDPFHLEGDMRISLRDKIFREALSNIISHREYTGGAPARLMIYRDKVILDNPCTQHHFGEITPQNLRPFSKNPTICKFMIQLGRFDQLGSGVTNINKYLPLYTNGAKPIFKETAHGFELTLPLTAEKEAPPPKSAQVEAQEEAQVRHKLGTSQAQVEAQVALRILQACRMQPLSSRDIATVLGHKTLSGNLRAIIPHLRALELMEYTIPETPRSRQQKYRLTAKGLTLLENESPEITGEVTGEVAGKGTKSAPSRHQVEAQVTPQVTGKGTKSKPSGDYVGTKSGLSRDQVDILVKCREENAIGALMEISGRTDRTKFRNQVLNPLLTDGLVEMTIPDKPRSSKQKYRLTDKGRQLLENGS from the coding sequence ATGAACCTAAACCAAGTTTTAGACGACCTGTCGGAGGGCGAAGGGCTGCACCGCGAATTCAAGGAGGCGCGCGAACACCTGCCGCGCAACCTGTTTGAAACCGTATGCGCATTCCTCAACACCGATGGCGGCACGATCTTTCTCGGGGTGGCCGACGATGGCGCAATTAAAGGCGTCGATCCCGCTGCGGCGGAAAGGATGAAAGCCGACCTCGCCAATCTCTCCAACAATCCCCAGAAGGTCGATCCGCCCTGGTTGCTTTTCCCGCAGACCTTCGAGATCGACGAAAAAACCATCATTGCCGTGCAGGTACCGCTCAGCTCGCAGCTCCACAAAACCGGGGGCAACATTATTTTGCGCAGCGAAGACGGCGACTACCGCGTGCAGGGCACGCACCAGCTCGCCGGACTGATCAACCGCAAGCTGGGCCTCTTTACCGAACAGCGCACCCTGCCCTTTGCCACGATGGACGACCTGCGCCCGGAACTGTTCGACCGTGCCCGGCGCCTGATGCGCTCCTACAACTCGAAGCACCCTTGGATCGGCCTCAGCGACGAAGAGATGCTCCGCATCGGCGGCTTCTACACACAAACCGAAGAGACAGGTCAACACCACCTGACCCTCGCCGCCATCCTGATGTTCGGCACCGACCAGGCCATTCAGCAGGCCGCCCCGGCCTACAAGTTCGACTGCCTGCTCCGTCGCGACAATGTCGACCGCTACGACGACCGCGTCCTCATCTACACCAACCTGATCGACGCCTACGACCAGATGATGGAATTCGTGGAAAAGCACCTCAACGATCCCTTTCACCTCGAAGGCGACATGCGGATCAGCCTGCGCGACAAAATCTTCCGCGAAGCCCTTTCCAACATTATCTCCCACCGCGAATACACGGGCGGCGCGCCCGCGCGGCTGATGATCTACCGCGACAAAGTCATCCTCGACAATCCCTGCACCCAGCACCACTTCGGCGAAATCACCCCGCAAAACCTGCGCCCGTTTTCAAAGAACCCGACCATCTGCAAATTCATGATCCAGCTCGGACGGTTCGACCAGCTCGGCTCCGGCGTCACCAACATCAATAAATACCTGCCCCTCTACACCAACGGCGCAAAACCTATCTTCAAGGAAACCGCCCACGGCTTCGAGCTGACCCTCCCGCTGACGGCGGAAAAAGAGGCGCCACCCCCCAAGTCGGCACAAGTGGAGGCACAAGAAGAGGCACAAGTTAGGCACAAGTTAGGCACAAGTCAGGCACAAGTGGAGGCACAAGTCGCATTGCGCATTTTGCAGGCCTGTCGGATGCAGCCGCTCTCCTCGCGCGACATTGCCACCGTGCTCGGGCACAAGACCCTCAGCGGCAACCTACGCGCCATTATTCCGCACCTAAGAGCCTTGGAACTAATGGAATACACCATCCCCGAAACACCCCGGAGCCGACAGCAAAAATACCGCCTCACCGCCAAAGGCCTAACCCTCCTCGAAAACGAATCGCCCGAAATCACCGGGGAAGTCACCGGGGAAGTCGCCGGGAAAGGCACCAAGTCTGCACCAAGTCGGCACCAAGTCGAGGCACAAGTCACCCCCCAAGTAACCGGAAAAGGCACCAAGTCGAAACCAAGTGGGGACTATGTCGGGACTAAGTCGGGACTAAGTCGGGATCAAGTCGATATCCTCGTTAAATGCAGGGAAGAAAACGCGATTGGCGCGCTCATGGAAATTTCCGGGCGCACCGACCGCACCAAGTTCAGGAACCAAGTGCTGAATCCGCTACTTACGGATGGACTCGTGGAAATGACCATCCCCGACAAACCCCGCAGCAGCAAACAAAAATACCGACTCACAGATAAGGGACGGCAACTGCTGGAGAATGGATCGTAG
- a CDS encoding beta-agarase, with product MKIGNVIGLMVLGSVLTGCVPEQEQRAIDWSKPHIVVEAETTRAIGGVSEVDRKRYFCVSDNGTGFDKRMTPEVYDYLVNELGISFGRSLGPVQWVAKQLKEDPTRPGYADVTGLKTQKLPEPGEQFVKDFGPNLDVASHGNHNAYPAYMGKHMQEGAEYHGTPEWIPENIDAAAELAAAVMKYNYTDFDRPKYFEPLNEPHWKYFVDQHMADWHLAVQEKVHALTPEVKVGGMCQSVSYFFRDNYQNFNGFKGFIQNTQGRMDFYSFHSYDYLRWRDGEFKGRIQSGIALEGSLDLMQNYTVNEFGKEVDVVVSEQGGYAHHEPKGMYDGEFLAAGIMASNYPNADATSWDYEMKKRSIVCFGHVSSILANTMAFIDHPHTVQKSVPFLLPNTWSWDTKYYANLYVPKHYTDESEWVGTHMLDFYKFFRGVDGRRVKCISSDPDLQTRAFVDGSKLYLAVNNQSWRPEAVSLHGIDAKQVEIRRFGRNTDFTAYYTEETIATPETLELPGRESVMIVADLGKPIAEQAKVNEIMCYGDKVIVPMKKAEFTVKVPVEKQIDYAVLRVGLTRKTESNKEAVITLNGKPLAVPLEDCADRLADGEYGVTKLVNLNVADLQAENIVKVSFPDGDEGMVGTVVIRAAVVE from the coding sequence ATGAAGATCGGGAATGTAATAGGTTTGATGGTATTGGGTTCGGTTTTGACGGGCTGCGTGCCTGAACAGGAGCAACGGGCCATCGATTGGTCGAAGCCGCACATTGTGGTGGAGGCGGAGACGACGCGCGCCATTGGTGGCGTTTCGGAGGTGGATCGCAAGCGCTATTTTTGTGTGAGCGACAACGGTACCGGTTTCGACAAGCGCATGACGCCGGAGGTTTACGACTATCTGGTGAATGAGCTAGGCATTTCGTTCGGGCGCAGCCTGGGGCCGGTGCAGTGGGTTGCCAAGCAGCTTAAGGAAGATCCGACGCGGCCGGGGTATGCGGATGTGACGGGGCTCAAGACCCAGAAACTTCCGGAGCCGGGCGAGCAGTTCGTGAAGGATTTCGGCCCCAATCTCGATGTGGCGTCGCACGGCAACCACAACGCCTACCCGGCCTACATGGGCAAGCATATGCAGGAGGGCGCGGAATACCACGGCACGCCGGAGTGGATTCCGGAAAACATCGATGCCGCCGCCGAGCTGGCCGCCGCCGTGATGAAATACAACTATACCGACTTCGACCGTCCCAAATATTTCGAGCCGCTCAACGAGCCGCACTGGAAATATTTCGTGGACCAGCACATGGCGGACTGGCATCTGGCGGTGCAGGAGAAGGTGCATGCCCTGACGCCCGAGGTGAAGGTGGGCGGCATGTGCCAGTCGGTTTCCTATTTCTTCCGCGACAACTACCAGAATTTCAATGGCTTCAAGGGCTTCATCCAAAACACGCAGGGCCGGATGGATTTTTATTCGTTCCATTCCTACGACTACCTGCGCTGGCGCGACGGCGAGTTCAAGGGGCGCATCCAATCCGGCATTGCGCTCGAAGGTTCGCTCGACCTGATGCAGAACTACACCGTCAATGAATTCGGCAAGGAAGTGGATGTGGTGGTCAGCGAGCAGGGGGGATATGCCCACCACGAGCCGAAAGGCATGTATGACGGCGAGTTCCTCGCTGCGGGCATCATGGCCTCGAACTATCCGAACGCCGATGCCACGTCGTGGGACTATGAGATGAAGAAGCGTTCCATCGTCTGCTTCGGCCATGTGAGCAGTATCCTGGCAAACACCATGGCGTTCATCGACCATCCGCACACAGTGCAGAAGTCGGTGCCGTTCCTGCTGCCCAACACCTGGAGCTGGGACACGAAATACTACGCCAATCTCTACGTGCCGAAACACTATACCGATGAATCGGAGTGGGTTGGAACCCACATGCTCGACTTCTACAAGTTTTTCCGCGGCGTCGATGGCCGCCGGGTGAAGTGTATCTCCAGCGACCCCGATTTGCAGACGCGCGCATTCGTGGATGGATCGAAGCTGTATCTGGCGGTCAACAACCAGAGCTGGCGTCCGGAAGCGGTTTCGCTCCATGGCATCGATGCGAAGCAGGTCGAGATCCGCCGCTTCGGACGCAATACCGACTTCACCGCCTACTACACCGAGGAAACCATCGCCACACCCGAAACACTGGAGCTGCCCGGGCGCGAGTCGGTCATGATTGTGGCCGACCTCGGCAAACCGATCGCGGAACAGGCGAAAGTGAACGAAATCATGTGCTATGGCGACAAGGTGATCGTCCCGATGAAGAAGGCCGAGTTCACGGTCAAGGTGCCCGTTGAAAAGCAGATCGACTATGCCGTGTTGCGCGTCGGCCTGACCCGCAAGACCGAGTCGAACAAGGAGGCGGTCATCACGCTCAACGGCAAACCGCTCGCCGTTCCGCTTGAAGACTGCGCCGACCGTCTGGCCGACGGCGAATACGGCGTCACGAAACTGGTGAATCTGAACGTGGCCGATCTGCAGGCTGAAAACATCGTCAAGGTTTCGTTCCCCGACGGCGACGAAGGAATGGTCGGCACCGTCGTCATCCGCGCCGCCGTGGTGGAATAA
- a CDS encoding sulfatase-like hydrolase/transferase, which translates to MNRIFSLCFILSLAVGAVAERPNVVFILIDDLSHYGITAYGANRISSTEGFFKNVEFETPRIDSLAEEGMLCTHAYAYPLCEPTRIALMSGMNNIRNYHQCKSQHASDITFGDLFQREGYETCIVGKWKQTRGTKAIHGKDYISEFGWDEFCCFDVVTEGYRMIDPDIVENGKMMNYKGVDPVTGRRYYGPDIFNRYALDFLDRSKDKPFFLYYSMVLMHDEHTPTPDTRPKEIFDDHDISKPSDYGFMKGDDRRYFPDMLAYTDKMVGQVLDRLKKLGLEKNTLVVVMGDNGTKECFSHTLPDGTVFLGDKGSNKEGGLHVPLLLKAPGKIPPQQTYGGMVNLTDILPTLCDAAGIEPPNKDALDGISFWPQATGQAGGEHRKFIYTWYNGNNKSSDPDNVLEYAFTKEFKRYAPSSLYPEGRFFDLRTDLFETAGAKKIKVPKVWNKWHHSGLELNKLTAEQKRAYDGLGKILEQKAYVPVQRLEVVKGEVPLRTGKSVELDCRVFPAEATRRGVVWQSSDPTIATIDKFGVVTGHRKGTVEITAYSWDDAIPLADRKSAEYKTGGISDTIKIPVGR; encoded by the coding sequence ATGAACAGGATTTTTTCTTTGTGTTTCATTTTGTCGTTGGCGGTCGGCGCGGTTGCCGAGCGGCCCAATGTGGTGTTTATCTTGATCGACGACCTGAGCCACTACGGCATCACCGCCTACGGTGCGAATAGGATCAGCTCGACCGAGGGCTTCTTTAAGAACGTGGAGTTCGAGACGCCGCGCATCGACAGCCTGGCCGAGGAGGGCATGCTGTGCACGCACGCCTATGCCTATCCGCTCTGCGAGCCGACGCGCATTGCGCTGATGAGCGGCATGAACAATATCCGCAACTACCACCAGTGCAAATCGCAGCATGCGTCCGACATCACCTTCGGCGATCTGTTCCAGCGCGAGGGCTACGAAACCTGCATCGTTGGAAAATGGAAACAGACCCGCGGTACAAAAGCGATCCATGGCAAAGACTACATTTCCGAGTTCGGCTGGGACGAGTTCTGCTGCTTCGATGTCGTCACCGAAGGCTACCGCATGATCGATCCCGACATTGTTGAAAATGGAAAGATGATGAACTACAAGGGCGTCGATCCCGTAACCGGCCGTCGCTATTACGGCCCCGACATCTTCAACCGCTATGCGCTCGATTTTCTCGACCGCAGCAAGGACAAGCCCTTCTTCCTCTACTATTCCATGGTGCTGATGCACGACGAGCACACGCCGACGCCCGATACGCGCCCGAAGGAAATCTTCGATGACCACGATATTTCCAAGCCCAGCGATTATGGCTTCATGAAAGGCGACGACCGGCGCTATTTCCCCGACATGCTCGCCTACACCGACAAGATGGTCGGTCAGGTGCTCGACCGGTTGAAAAAGCTTGGCTTGGAGAAAAATACGCTTGTCGTTGTGATGGGCGACAACGGCACCAAGGAATGCTTTTCGCATACGCTGCCCGACGGCACCGTTTTCCTTGGCGATAAAGGCAGCAACAAAGAGGGCGGACTGCACGTGCCGCTGCTGCTTAAAGCTCCCGGAAAAATTCCGCCGCAACAAACGTATGGCGGCATGGTCAACCTCACCGACATTCTGCCGACGCTTTGCGACGCCGCCGGCATCGAGCCGCCCAACAAGGATGCGCTCGATGGCATCAGCTTTTGGCCGCAGGCCACCGGCCAGGCCGGCGGTGAGCACCGCAAGTTTATCTACACCTGGTATAACGGAAACAACAAATCGTCCGATCCCGACAACGTGCTCGAATATGCCTTCACCAAGGAGTTCAAGCGCTACGCCCCGAGCTCCCTCTATCCCGAAGGTCGCTTCTTCGACCTGCGCACCGACCTGTTTGAAACGGCGGGTGCTAAAAAGATCAAGGTGCCGAAGGTTTGGAACAAGTGGCACCATAGCGGCCTTGAGCTCAACAAGCTGACGGCCGAGCAGAAGCGCGCCTACGACGGCCTCGGGAAAATCCTCGAACAGAAAGCCTACGTTCCCGTCCAACGATTGGAAGTGGTTAAAGGCGAGGTTCCGCTACGTACCGGAAAGTCGGTCGAGCTCGATTGCCGCGTCTTCCCGGCCGAAGCCACCCGGCGCGGCGTCGTCTGGCAATCAAGCGATCCCACCATTGCAACCATCGACAAATTCGGAGTCGTGACCGGCCATCGCAAAGGCACCGTCGAAATCACCGCCTATTCGTGGGACGACGCCATCCCGCTCGCCGACCGCAAAAGCGCCGAATACAAAACCGGCGGAATCAGCGACACGATCAAGATTCCGGTTGGGCGATAG
- a CDS encoding sulfatase-like hydrolase/transferase — MKQLLSLLALIAALHAPHAAKQRPNIVLIMADDMGHADTGFTGSTDIRTPNLDRLAATGAVFEQGYVTHPFCGPSRAGIMSGRYQHRFGFETNPAYDPTNMQMGIAETERLVSTRLKTAGYTTGIIGKWHLGSAAPFHPNRRGFDFFYGFREGGHDYFRIDTIEAGEQHYLLPLERNNMPAVFEGYLTDTLTDEAVGFIERSKEQPFFLFLSYNAPHAPLQAPEEAIEKYAHIADPKRRVYAAMVDVMDQGIGRVVQTLEQQGVRENTLVFFLSDNGGPLAAPDKPHGGNGSSNGPWRGGKGDFYEGGLRVPMLANWPAAIQPGTSYPEPVISLDISRTIVELGGGETAAPEMEGVNLMPFLKQEKTGQPHKALFWRGYNHTLWSVLHNGKKYVKNKWDQPAELFDLNTDPAEQNNILNQSPESAATLKAMWDEWDEPNIPYQFWEFFQYNQKRKAFHKDAIPPEAKKARDAK, encoded by the coding sequence ATGAAACAACTACTTTCGCTCCTCGCATTGATCGCCGCACTTCACGCACCGCACGCCGCGAAACAACGCCCCAACATCGTACTGATCATGGCCGACGACATGGGGCATGCCGATACCGGCTTCACCGGCAGCACCGACATCCGGACGCCCAACCTCGACCGCCTTGCAGCAACGGGCGCGGTCTTTGAGCAGGGCTATGTGACCCACCCCTTCTGCGGGCCGTCGCGCGCCGGCATCATGTCCGGCCGCTACCAGCACCGCTTCGGTTTCGAAACCAATCCGGCCTACGACCCCACCAACATGCAGATGGGCATTGCCGAAACCGAACGGCTCGTCTCCACCCGCCTAAAAACAGCGGGCTACACCACCGGCATCATCGGCAAATGGCACCTCGGCTCCGCCGCGCCCTTCCATCCCAACCGCCGCGGCTTCGACTTTTTCTACGGCTTCCGCGAAGGAGGGCACGACTATTTTCGCATCGACACCATCGAGGCCGGCGAACAGCACTACCTCCTGCCGCTCGAGCGCAACAACATGCCTGCCGTGTTCGAGGGCTATTTAACCGACACGTTGACCGACGAAGCCGTCGGCTTCATCGAGCGCAGCAAGGAACAGCCGTTCTTCCTCTTCCTCTCCTACAACGCACCGCACGCCCCATTGCAGGCGCCGGAAGAAGCCATTGAAAAATATGCGCACATCGCCGACCCCAAACGCCGCGTCTATGCCGCCATGGTCGATGTGATGGACCAAGGCATCGGTCGCGTTGTCCAGACCTTGGAACAACAGGGCGTCCGCGAAAACACCCTCGTCTTTTTCCTCTCCGACAACGGCGGACCGCTCGCCGCACCGGACAAGCCGCACGGCGGCAACGGCTCCAGCAACGGCCCGTGGCGCGGCGGCAAAGGCGATTTCTACGAAGGCGGCCTGCGCGTCCCGATGCTCGCCAACTGGCCGGCAGCCATCCAACCCGGCACCAGCTATCCCGAACCCGTCATCTCGCTCGATATTTCCCGCACCATCGTCGAACTCGGCGGAGGCGAAACCGCCGCGCCGGAGATGGAAGGCGTCAACCTCATGCCGTTCCTCAAGCAGGAAAAAACCGGGCAGCCGCACAAGGCGCTCTTTTGGCGCGGCTACAACCACACCCTCTGGTCGGTGCTGCACAATGGCAAAAAATATGTAAAAAACAAATGGGACCAGCCCGCCGAACTGTTCGACCTCAACACCGATCCCGCCGAGCAAAACAACATCCTCAACCAAAGCCCGGAATCCGCCGCCACGCTCAAGGCCATGTGGGACGAATGGGACGAACCCAACATTCCCTACCAGTTCTGGGAATTCTTCCAATACAACCAAAAGCGCAAAGCCTTCCACAAAGACGCCATTCCCCCCGAAGCCAAAAAGGCGCGCGATGCCAAGTAG
- a CDS encoding NRAMP family divalent metal transporter, which produces MSEEQKSSGLPMASKWDPEKIRAEEEHLLDLEQQPFGKKIRGYFKMTGPAWMQSAMTLGAGSAAASVVAGAFFGYQLLWVQPIAMFLGVFMMAALSNITLTKGERGYQVVKRELHPSIAFFWALATVVSTVIWHFGQYALLGGAFWDMANVAGIENSGDSQTVETVVRFAGGFLILGINIALTWNYGGKSKGIKFYESFLSWTIRGVMAAFLIVVVVQAVKLQVDWGAVLKGFFKISLPEGKGSLTTVLGAIGAAVGINMTFLYPYSILAKGWGKHHKGLARFDLVMSLFVPYVILTSLIIIGMAATVHGNLGEGVTTANFKPIDAAQSLAVVLGGPIGRIVFDLGFIGMACGAISAHMVCCGFTVCEMFGLEYTPKRYRMFTLVPAIGILGVMIKSPIWLPVIASALAFTMLPIAYVSFFILNNKRSYLGDAVGKGWKRIAVNAVLLVAVVLSLVGAGIKIKGGVIDKIRNMTKTEKAK; this is translated from the coding sequence ATGAGCGAAGAACAGAAAAGCAGCGGACTTCCAATGGCCAGCAAGTGGGATCCCGAAAAGATCCGCGCGGAAGAGGAACATCTTCTCGATCTGGAACAACAACCCTTCGGGAAAAAGATCAGGGGCTACTTCAAGATGACGGGCCCGGCCTGGATGCAGAGCGCCATGACGCTCGGCGCGGGCTCCGCCGCCGCCTCGGTGGTGGCGGGCGCATTCTTCGGCTACCAACTGCTGTGGGTGCAGCCGATCGCGATGTTCCTCGGCGTCTTCATGATGGCCGCCCTCTCCAACATCACCCTCACCAAGGGCGAGCGCGGCTACCAGGTGGTCAAACGCGAGCTGCATCCCTCCATCGCCTTTTTCTGGGCGCTGGCCACCGTCGTCTCGACGGTGATCTGGCACTTTGGGCAATACGCCCTGCTCGGCGGCGCCTTCTGGGATATGGCCAATGTGGCCGGCATTGAAAACAGCGGCGACTCGCAAACCGTTGAAACTGTCGTCCGTTTTGCCGGTGGCTTCCTGATCCTCGGTATCAACATTGCGCTGACCTGGAACTATGGCGGCAAGTCGAAGGGCATCAAGTTCTACGAGTCCTTCCTGAGCTGGACGATCCGCGGCGTGATGGCCGCCTTCCTGATCGTGGTGGTGGTGCAGGCCGTGAAACTGCAGGTCGACTGGGGTGCCGTCCTCAAGGGCTTCTTTAAAATCAGCCTGCCGGAAGGCAAAGGCTCGCTCACCACCGTCCTCGGTGCCATCGGCGCGGCGGTCGGCATCAACATGACCTTCCTCTACCCCTACTCCATCCTCGCCAAGGGCTGGGGCAAGCACCACAAGGGGCTGGCGCGCTTCGACCTCGTCATGTCGCTCTTCGTGCCCTACGTCATCCTGACCTCGCTCATTATCATCGGCATGGCGGCCACCGTGCACGGCAATCTGGGCGAAGGCGTAACCACCGCCAACTTCAAGCCGATCGACGCCGCGCAGAGCCTGGCCGTGGTGCTCGGCGGCCCTATCGGCCGCATCGTCTTCGACCTCGGCTTCATCGGCATGGCCTGCGGCGCCATCAGTGCGCACATGGTCTGCTGCGGCTTCACGGTCTGCGAAATGTTCGGGCTCGAATACACCCCCAAGCGCTACCGCATGTTCACCCTGGTTCCGGCCATCGGCATCCTGGGCGTCATGATCAAGAGCCCGATCTGGCTGCCGGTCATCGCCTCGGCCCTCGCCTTCACGATGCTGCCGATCGCCTACGTTAGCTTCTTCATCCTCAACAACAAGCGCTCCTACCTCGGCGACGCCGTCGGCAAGGGCTGGAAGCGCATCGCGGTCAACGCGGTGCTGCTGGTGGCGGTGGTGCTCTCGCTCGTCGGCGCGGGCATCAAAATCAAGGGCGGCGTCATCGACAAGATCAGGAACATGACGAAAACCGAAAAGGCGAAATAA